A stretch of the Bradyrhizobium sp. CCBAU 53351 genome encodes the following:
- a CDS encoding carboxyl transferase domain-containing protein, producing the protein MSFKKLLIANRGEIAIRIARAAADAGIATVAIHPADDALSLHVRVADDAIEIPGRGARAYLDIEAVVTAAKSAGCDAVHPGYGFLSENAAFAKACADAGLTFVGPKPAALELFGDKVAARQLAKRCGVPIIAGTSGPSSLEEITAFFTSLGSSAAIVIKAMAGGGGRGMRVVESAADLAEAHARCQSEAKAAFGFDGVYAERLIRQARHIEVQIIGDKHGAISHLWERECTIQRRHQKLVEVAPSPSLSDSLRGRIIEAARQLATAASYDNLGTFEFLVDGTAEDSFAFIEANPRLQVEHTVTEEVLGLDLVRAQFAVAAGATLASLGLAQGAIPKPRGHAMQLRVNMETLDAGGATHPTGGVLAVFEPPSGPGVRVDSFGYAGYKTSAAFDSLLAKVIVHTPGEAWHDVVAKASRALREFRIDGVVTNIAFLQAVLAHPDFKTNRIATDFIDRNIAKLVDAADGAAKPLYFAATEQSGGHGIEAHVAQVVPEGTVMVAAPLQGTIVTIQVKEGEIVRPGQQLAVIESMKMEHLVMAEQGGRVMKLVAGDGVTLLHGEAIMYLEPLDVAADHTAAEADVDLDHIRPDLAELIARQANTLDENRPASVERRRNTNQRTARENVAQLVDEGSFMEYGSLAIAAQRRRRKLDDLIKNTPADGLVMGVATVNGEKFGPEGARCIVVAYDYTVLAGTQGHMNHKKIDRMLTLAEDWSVPLVFYAEGGGGRPGDTDRLGMTGLDGPSFVQFARLSGLVPVVGVVSGYCFAGNAAMLGCCDVIIATRNASIGMGGPAMIEGGGLGVYHPAEVGPVSFQSPNGVIDILVEDEEEATRVAQKYLSYFQGAVTDWEATDQRLLRRAIPENRLRVYDIRSVIGLVADKDSVLELRRDYGVGMITALIRIEGKPFGLIANNPRHLGGAIDADAGDKAARFLQLCDAFDLPIVSLCDTPGFMVGPEAEKTAIVRHVSRMFVTGASLTVPLFGIVLRKGYGLGAQSMIGGGFHASFFTAAWPTGEFGGMGLEGYVRLGFRKEMEAIADPEERETYYRNKVAELYANGKAVSIASVFEIDNVIDPAETRRWIMAGLRSVPKPPARAGKKRPCIDTW; encoded by the coding sequence ATGTCGTTCAAAAAGCTCCTGATCGCCAATCGCGGCGAGATCGCCATCCGCATCGCGCGCGCCGCCGCCGATGCCGGCATCGCGACGGTCGCGATCCATCCGGCCGACGACGCGCTGTCGCTGCACGTGCGTGTTGCCGACGACGCGATCGAAATCCCCGGCCGCGGCGCCCGGGCCTATCTCGACATCGAGGCGGTGGTGACGGCGGCGAAGAGCGCCGGCTGCGATGCCGTCCATCCCGGCTATGGCTTCCTCAGCGAGAACGCGGCGTTTGCTAAGGCCTGCGCCGACGCGGGCCTCACTTTCGTCGGACCGAAACCGGCTGCACTCGAATTGTTCGGCGACAAGGTCGCGGCACGGCAACTCGCAAAACGTTGCGGCGTCCCCATCATCGCCGGCACCAGCGGGCCATCGAGTCTCGAAGAGATCACGGCGTTCTTCACCTCGCTCGGCAGCAGCGCGGCCATTGTCATCAAGGCGATGGCCGGCGGCGGTGGGCGCGGCATGCGCGTGGTGGAGAGCGCGGCCGATCTCGCGGAGGCCCATGCGCGCTGCCAGTCGGAAGCCAAGGCCGCCTTCGGCTTCGACGGCGTCTATGCCGAGCGCCTGATCCGGCAGGCGCGCCATATCGAGGTGCAGATCATCGGCGACAAGCATGGCGCGATCTCGCATCTCTGGGAGCGTGAATGCACCATCCAGCGCCGGCACCAAAAGCTGGTCGAGGTCGCCCCGAGCCCCTCGCTGAGCGATTCCCTGCGTGGCCGCATCATCGAGGCGGCGAGGCAGCTTGCGACGGCGGCCTCTTACGACAATCTCGGCACGTTCGAATTCCTGGTCGACGGCACCGCCGAGGACAGTTTTGCCTTCATCGAGGCCAATCCCCGGCTGCAGGTTGAGCACACCGTGACTGAAGAGGTGCTCGGGCTCGATCTTGTCCGCGCCCAGTTCGCGGTCGCCGCGGGCGCGACGCTGGCTTCGCTCGGCCTCGCGCAAGGGGCGATCCCGAAGCCGCGCGGCCATGCCATGCAGCTCCGCGTCAACATGGAGACGCTGGACGCCGGCGGCGCGACGCATCCGACCGGCGGCGTGCTCGCCGTGTTCGAGCCGCCGTCGGGGCCCGGCGTCCGCGTCGACAGTTTCGGCTATGCCGGCTACAAGACCAGCGCGGCCTTCGACTCGCTGCTGGCAAAAGTCATCGTGCATACGCCGGGCGAAGCCTGGCACGACGTCGTCGCCAAGGCGTCGCGCGCCCTGCGCGAATTCCGGATCGACGGCGTCGTCACCAACATCGCCTTCCTCCAGGCGGTGCTCGCGCATCCAGATTTCAAGACCAACCGCATCGCGACCGACTTCATCGATCGCAACATCGCAAAGCTCGTCGATGCCGCCGATGGGGCGGCCAAGCCGCTTTACTTCGCCGCGACCGAGCAAAGCGGCGGTCACGGTATCGAAGCGCATGTCGCACAGGTCGTGCCCGAAGGCACGGTGATGGTCGCAGCTCCCCTGCAGGGCACCATCGTCACCATCCAGGTCAAGGAGGGCGAGATCGTGCGCCCCGGCCAACAGCTCGCCGTGATCGAATCCATGAAGATGGAGCATCTCGTCATGGCCGAGCAGGGCGGTCGTGTCATGAAGCTCGTGGCCGGCGATGGCGTCACGCTGCTGCATGGCGAAGCCATCATGTATCTGGAGCCGCTCGACGTTGCGGCCGACCACACGGCTGCGGAGGCCGACGTCGATCTCGACCACATCCGCCCCGACCTCGCCGAGCTGATCGCCCGTCAGGCCAACACGCTTGACGAAAATCGCCCGGCCTCGGTCGAGCGTCGCCGCAACACCAACCAGCGCACCGCGCGCGAGAACGTCGCGCAACTCGTCGACGAAGGCTCGTTCATGGAGTATGGCAGCCTCGCGATCGCGGCGCAGCGGCGCCGGCGCAAGCTCGACGACCTCATCAAGAACACACCGGCCGACGGCCTCGTCATGGGTGTCGCCACAGTGAATGGCGAGAAGTTCGGGCCCGAAGGCGCGCGCTGCATCGTCGTGGCCTACGACTACACCGTGCTCGCGGGCACGCAGGGCCATATGAACCACAAGAAGATTGACCGCATGCTGACGCTGGCGGAAGACTGGAGCGTGCCGCTGGTGTTCTACGCCGAGGGCGGCGGCGGCCGGCCCGGCGACACCGACCGGCTCGGCATGACCGGGCTCGACGGCCCGTCCTTCGTGCAATTCGCAAGGCTGTCCGGCCTCGTCCCGGTCGTGGGCGTGGTCTCCGGCTATTGTTTCGCCGGCAACGCTGCGATGCTCGGCTGCTGCGACGTCATCATTGCGACCAGGAACGCCTCGATCGGCATGGGCGGTCCCGCCATGATCGAAGGCGGCGGGCTCGGCGTCTATCATCCGGCCGAGGTCGGCCCGGTCTCGTTCCAATCGCCGAACGGCGTCATCGACATCCTGGTCGAGGACGAGGAAGAGGCAACGCGCGTCGCGCAAAAATACCTGTCCTATTTCCAGGGCGCGGTGACGGATTGGGAAGCGACCGACCAGCGTCTGCTGCGCCGCGCGATCCCCGAGAATCGCTTACGCGTCTACGATATCCGCAGCGTGATCGGTCTGGTCGCCGACAAGGACAGCGTGCTGGAGCTGCGCCGCGACTACGGCGTCGGCATGATCACCGCGCTGATCCGCATCGAGGGCAAGCCGTTCGGCCTGATCGCCAACAATCCGCGCCATCTCGGCGGCGCAATCGATGCCGATGCCGGCGACAAGGCCGCGCGCTTCCTGCAGCTTTGCGACGCCTTCGATCTTCCCATCGTCTCGCTCTGCGATACGCCCGGCTTCATGGTCGGCCCCGAGGCCGAAAAGACCGCGATCGTCCGCCACGTCTCGCGCATGTTCGTGACAGGCGCGAGCCTCACCGTGCCGCTGTTCGGCATCGTGCTACGCAAGGGCTATGGTCTCGGCGCGCAGTCGATGATCGGCGGCGGTTTCCACGCCTCGTTCTTCACCGCGGCCTGGCCGACCGGCGAGTTCGGCGGCATGGGCCTGGAGGGCTATGTCCGCCTCGGCTTCCGCAAGGAGATGGAGGCGATCGCCGATCCCGAAGAGCGCGAGACGTATTACCGCAACAAGGTCGCCGAGCTCTATGCCAACGGCAAGGCGGTCTCGATCGCCTCGGTGTTCGAGATCGACAACGTCATCGACCCCGCCGAGACGCGGCGCTGGATCATGGCAGGCTTGCGGTCCGTGCCGAAGCCGCCGGCCAGGGCGGGGAAAAAGCGGCCGTGTATCGATACGTGGTGA
- a CDS encoding sigma-54-dependent Fis family transcriptional regulator — protein MASLSASNHVARVLSVANHVADVDASSRIANSWRRSLISHKLDPARRGPPQTLTEAEVRHVAEPMEETIRLATSELEDLARVLRDAGYCVNLADANATMLFSRLPGEADTEIFLRWKVYTGSNFSEAQEGTNGLGTCLAEQKPILVHRDEHFREQWGIFSCAVTPLFDPAGRIAGAVNITSCRDDLSRAAHQLALAVAMQATRRIEGAIFREHFRNAWIATVPGDGGSGLVAYDDDRRVVGACRSARALLGLTDGLIASGIDLSRYVKFDHHAVRGADDIVQLRRADGRPLGQGRIAPPQRARPLIRRRDPPVDRFDALHRLAGRDPGLIRSVKRLGAVVDHDLPVLLQGETGVGKDVFARAIHAASHRARNNYVALNCAAMPESLIDAELFGYEAGAFTGARRDGSKGLIVQADGGTLFLDEIGDMPIALQTRLLRVLENREVWPLGALKPVAVDIRLISATHRDLGRLAEEGAFRADLYFRLRGMEVRLPPLRERADRDDIIRQIAREEAPGCRLSDEARSQLAGYPFPGNMRQLRHVLRLAGCTAESGVITDADLDLPPFGGCAEPDLEAAERATIVDALRKHGGRVTEAARALKLSRATLYRKIKQLKIETAQ, from the coding sequence ATGGCCAGCCTTTCGGCCTCGAACCATGTCGCCCGTGTCTTGTCCGTCGCCAATCATGTGGCCGACGTCGACGCCTCCTCGCGCATTGCCAATTCCTGGCGGCGCTCCCTGATCAGCCACAAGCTCGATCCCGCCCGCCGGGGACCGCCGCAGACCCTCACCGAAGCCGAGGTTCGGCATGTCGCCGAACCGATGGAGGAGACGATCCGGCTCGCCACCTCCGAGCTCGAGGATCTCGCGCGCGTGCTGCGGGACGCCGGCTATTGCGTCAATCTCGCCGATGCCAACGCGACCATGCTGTTCAGCCGCTTGCCGGGCGAGGCCGACACCGAGATCTTCCTGCGCTGGAAGGTCTATACCGGCTCGAATTTTTCGGAGGCCCAGGAAGGCACCAACGGGCTCGGCACCTGCCTTGCCGAGCAAAAGCCGATCCTGGTTCATCGCGACGAGCACTTTCGCGAGCAGTGGGGCATCTTCTCCTGTGCGGTGACGCCGCTGTTCGATCCTGCCGGCCGCATCGCCGGCGCCGTCAACATCACCTCGTGTCGTGACGACCTCAGCCGCGCCGCGCACCAGCTTGCGCTCGCGGTCGCGATGCAGGCCACGCGCCGCATCGAAGGCGCGATCTTTCGCGAGCATTTCCGCAATGCCTGGATCGCCACCGTGCCGGGCGATGGCGGCAGCGGCCTCGTCGCCTATGACGATGATCGTCGCGTTGTCGGCGCATGCCGGTCCGCGCGCGCCCTGCTGGGCCTCACCGACGGTTTGATCGCGTCCGGCATCGACCTGTCCCGCTACGTCAAGTTCGATCACCACGCTGTGCGCGGTGCGGACGACATCGTCCAGCTGCGCCGCGCCGACGGCAGGCCGTTGGGGCAGGGCCGGATCGCGCCGCCGCAGCGCGCGCGGCCGCTCATCAGGCGCCGCGATCCGCCCGTCGATCGTTTCGATGCGCTGCATCGGCTCGCGGGCCGCGATCCCGGGCTGATCAGAAGCGTGAAGCGGCTCGGGGCCGTCGTCGATCACGACCTGCCGGTGCTGCTGCAGGGCGAGACCGGCGTTGGCAAGGATGTGTTCGCGCGCGCCATTCATGCGGCGAGCCACCGGGCACGCAACAATTATGTCGCGCTGAATTGCGCGGCGATGCCGGAGAGCCTGATCGACGCCGAGCTGTTCGGCTACGAGGCCGGCGCCTTCACGGGCGCGCGCCGCGACGGCTCGAAGGGCCTGATCGTGCAGGCCGACGGCGGCACGCTGTTCCTCGACGAGATCGGCGACATGCCGATCGCGCTGCAGACGCGACTGCTCCGCGTCCTGGAGAACCGCGAAGTCTGGCCGCTCGGTGCGCTCAAGCCCGTCGCCGTCGACATCCGCCTGATCAGCGCCACCCACCGCGATCTCGGCCGCCTGGCGGAAGAGGGCGCCTTCCGCGCCGACCTCTACTTCCGCCTGCGCGGCATGGAGGTGCGGCTGCCGCCCTTGCGCGAGCGGGCGGATCGGGACGACATCATCCGCCAGATCGCGCGCGAGGAGGCGCCGGGCTGCAGGCTCTCGGACGAGGCGAGGTCGCAGTTGGCGGGCTACCCGTTTCCCGGCAACATGCGCCAGCTTCGCCACGTGCTGCGGCTCGCAGGCTGCACCGCGGAGAGCGGCGTGATCACCGATGCCGATCTCGATCTACCGCCGTTCGGGGGATGCGCGGAGCCTGATCTCGAAGCAGCCGAGCGCGCCACGATCGTCGACGCGCTGCGCAAGCATGGTGGCCGCGTGACGGAAGCGGCACGCGCGCTGAAGCTGAGCCGTGCGACGCTGTATCGCAAGATCAAGCAGCTGAAGATCGAGACGGCGCAGTAG